ACAACATGAGGAGATAACCCTTGAAGAGAGCATACTTGTTAATGAAAATGTTGAGGTTACCGCAGCATTAAATTATTGTGAAAGTGACAGTGCTAAAACAGACAGGATTGaacaaaatttggtaaaaatgttttcagtcgaGGGTATTAATGTCCCAGAGAACATCGATATCGACAGTGAGGAAATGGAGTCAGCCGTAAATGATTATGTGAAAAAACTGAATGTTGATAACTCTGTAATAGATGCCATTGAAACCAGGACAAAAGACCAGTCACAATGTAAACTTTGGAATGACCTCCATAAGACAATGctaacttcatcaaacttgggtaaagtaattaaatgtaaaaaaaatcctgaCGGTGTAATTAAGCAATTACTGCACACAAACTTTTCATCGGTCGCGATGAAATATGGGAAAGATCACGAGGACAGTGCAGTCCGGGCATATGAACAAAAAATGAAAGACTCTGGGCAAACAGTAGAAGTTGAAAAAATGGGATTGCGGATATGCGAACAGTTTCCCTCTCTAGGGGCAAGTGTTGATGGCAAGTTTACGATAAATCAACAGAGAGCTATGGTTGTCTTGAAGTCAAGTGCCCAATGTCCAGAGCTGGTCTCACACTTGCAGAGGCTGTGCAGAAAAAAACCATTTGGTTTACAGACTTGTGGTCAGGGTCAGATTAGACTGAATAAAAATCATGATTATTATTACCAGGTTCAGGGACAGATGCTCAAAAAAGGACCATTACTTGACCGTTCATGATTATTCATAATGCTTTATTCACCGTTTACTTAACAAGTTAACAGGGCTTTAGCATGCTAATCactgtaataataatataaaataagtatttttgaATCTATCATCAAAGCAttttatatattgcatatttctTCGTAATTTCTGCCTATTCAAGCACTATCTTTTAATTGCAATTTCGGCTCCATTTTTGTAGTCTTTTTGAATTAATTAGAGCTGTTACTTTTAGTGACAAAtgcacacccccccccccccaccaccaccacaacccacccccgaagcgtgcccaagaatgctacagttgtctgcgcaaaatatggcAGAATAGTGTAGGTGTGAATTTTAAGCAATAAGCATGACACTTTAAAATGCTCTATTTGCTAAAAACGATATGGACCAACACGGCAAAATGCAGAAATCAAATTGCGACCTTGCCCTGACAGACCAAGGTCACAGGCACTACATACCTTTGGGCTtagacaaacatttaaaattagtCATTTCAATATTGTTTCATGGTTAAAAGAGATGTGAGCcagaaaggaaataaataaagaattaaaaaatgaccttgaccttgacccgagaGACCCGAATCATGCACACAACCTGTTCTCAGGCTAAAGTTGTCTGCACAAAATGACTTCTAAATCcatatatatacaacaaaaacaaaaataatgactgaatgcaaaaaaaaaaccgatatgtcaaattgtgaccttgaccttgaaccaagaCAACCGGGTCATTGACACAATATACCATAAGGATTAGATGAACATATGGGTAAACTTATTTTAATATCCCTCCATGTGCCAAAAtgatatggaccgggcacgaaaaCAGCACAAAACTGACATGTtaaattgtgaccttggcctaaGAGAACCGGGTCATTGACACGACTAACCCTTCGGATTAGATTAGAAGTCCTACATGTGCCAAAacgatatggaccggacacgaaacaaaatcattttcttatcttaaccttgacctgagagacgcGGGACATAAGCGCGACAccccttctcaatatggttaacattcgTGTCAAATTATTTACAAATCCCCATAAATGCATGTTAaaattacagcccggacaagaatttacacgaaCGCACGCACAGAAACACACGGACAGAAGTGCGATTTtgatatgcccaccttcgggggagggggtgggggtggtgggggcTTGCATAAAAAGAAGAAACTCTGAACCTCTATAGTTATCTACAGTTAACTGAAAGGGAAGCAAAGCTTTGTAAGAATAAATTGTTTTCGAAAGTGTTATTTAGTCTCATGAAGCGAGTTTCCTATTGGCCGCAAAACGATTAAAgatatttcttaagaatgataAATAAGTTCATACCACTTTAGAATGGTGTCGTTTCTTTCATTCCTGCAAATGGGGACTACTATAATCTTCTAAATCCTGTTGGTGGACGAGatcgagaaaaaaaaaagaaaaaaaaacgtttacagttacggaatggtacggtgcccctaaagtgacatgttacacactttttttccacttaggtaatgtgagacttttttatttcgtttaaacaaaatcatttcgttatttcgtttaaacgaaatcatttcgtttaaacgaaatcatttcgttaaaacgaaataactatttcgtttcaacgaaatcatttcgttttaacgaaataagtttaaacgaaatcatttcgtttgaacaaaataactatttcgtttaaatgaaataacatttatttatttcgttaaaacgaaatgatttcgtttaaacgaaatagttatttcgtaaaaacgaaatgatttcgtttaaacgaaatgacaTTTGGTTTAAACGAAACAGTTATGTCGttcaaacgaaatcatttcgtttaaacttatttcgttaaaacgaaatgatttcgtttaaacgaaaaaaaagtctcacattacttaagtggaaaaaaagtgtgtaacatgtcactttaggggcaccgtagaatgGGGCAGTATTCAATCCTTGGTCTATGTATTCCAAATGTACTACTGACAGCATCCACAAATTCAAATGATAGCAATAATTGGATGTTAATCTTATTTATTTTAGCAATTTcggaataaatacatattttgtgaAACAGTGTACACGCGTAAAGTTTTCATTATCTAAAAAATACCTAGTTTATTATATTTCACAAAGTTTTAAGTTACTGTATGGCAAAATTCAAACCAAAATTTTATACTTGTTCCATGTCGAACAAGTACATACAAGGGACATTCATTATAGAAAAATAATCAGAGCTGGAATCAGCttgtagttttttaaaaaataaaccagaaggcctagagcttagatatttgacatgtagcattgcctagtggacctctacaattttgttttttcaaatcatgaccccctggggtcaaaattgaccccgtcccaggggtcacttgattttacataggaaaatcttcaaaaattttctaagaataaaccagaaggtctagagcttagatatttcacaagtagcattgcctagtagacctctacagaatttgttcaaatcatgacccccgggatcaaattgaccccgccccattgggtttcttgattgtacatagaaaaaatcttcaattttttttttaaaaataagccagaaggcctagagcttagatatttgacatgtagcttgcctagtggacctctacaaaatttattcaaatcatgaccccggggtcaaaactgaccctgccctaggggtcacttgattgtacatagaacaAATCTTCAAGGGACATTCATTATAGAAAATCAGAGCTGGAATCAGCTTGTAGTTTTGAATCAGAGGCCGGATTGTTTTAACTTTACCTTTGTCATTAGTGTCAatgtattaattttcaaaagattaagattacatttttaaatgaagcaATTTTGAACACAGTTTCCACCATCACGACTATACAAATAAATTAAGTGAAACACATGTAACGCAAAAATGTACTAATGTTGGACTGCTATACCTTTTTACCTAAAATGTCAGTTAATTGTTAAAATTACCTATACCAGGGTCCTGCAAAACGttgtcactaatgggcttccgtagttttgtcccagatattttcaaaacgcttcattgcacttgaatggtgtgtTCTTGAATGGTGTGTTCAATGGCTAAttccgtttatttcgtgcaaattgcttttcaaatgaccgagttattttaaattgtaatacatgcagtcatatacactgaccaattcatttgtcacattgtaaaatgggcGAACATTTGTAGCTATATTAAATACCgtattaggcttgatatagattcaaagcagatatttgacgAATTATatggtatatatggacctcaggTCATTTCTGTACGTTTTTATGTGGgttaaagctgggaaattatctgtcgaaaattatacccgttctggtaggcctaaaacctctgttaccaaggtAATCATCGCTGCTGTAAAAGTTGTAGTCGAACAAGATGCGCGATTGtcgattgtcggtgaaagatatagccagttgtactggtatatcagaaggcagtgtgcaaacaattctgaaaaatcgtttggacctgagaaaggtttgccCCAgatgggtacctcatttgctcactgaggagcaaacagcgccttaaatgtgcccggaacttttgaaaatatacaaaggttgtgatagtcgggttatttctaacttgctaaaaGCATAGTCGtatatgtccaatcatcctacgaagtttcaacattctagacCTAGTGCGTTCTCAACTTATGAAGTGGAAACGGTTGTttatgttaaggcccctgtgacctttgatcaagtgacccaaaaaacagtaagggtcatctactctgcaagtcctatcatcctattaagtttcaacattctgggtcaagtggttctaaagttactgactggaaagtgtgtttaatttcagtctataggggttatctactctgtaagtcctatcgccctataaagtttgatggtttaggtcaaatggttctcaagctattgaccgAAAATtaattccattttctgtccgctgcaaccttgacctttaatagagtgacctaaaatcaatagaagtcatctactcttcatggccaaccaacctatgaagtttcaaggttttgggtcaagttgttctagagttattgactggaaagaaTGTTTTATGTTCAGCCCTCTGTGAccttaatggagtgaccccaaaaacaataggagtcatctactctgtaagtcctatcaccctatgaagttcgATGGTtttaagtcaaatggttctcaagctattgaccgGAAATTCATTTCCATTTCCTATTTGCtgcgaccttgaactttaatagagtgatcccaaaatcaatagaagtcatctactcagcatgttcagtcatcctatgaagttttaacattttggatcaagcggttctcaagttactgaccggaaatggtttttcaaatTAAGGCccatgtgactttgaccttgaatagagtgaccccaaaatcaataagggtcatcttccctgcatgtccaatcattctatgaggttttaacattcttggtcaagtggttctcaagttattgatcggaaattaagtgtgacggatggacggacggaaggacggacggactgggcaaaaacaatatgtctcccccagtgggggagAGACATAATTGTCTGTATAATGTAGttgaacaaataaataataataataatgagatGTCGTGCATATTTAGCTTAAAATTCTACTTAGCGTCCATGCTCTTAGATCATGTACTATCAAAAGAAGATCTTAATAGCATCATCTTGTCAACTACACTTTTCATTTCTTACACAATACTCAAGAAACAATATTAACTAAAGGCATTTTGTCGATACATAGGGGGTAATAAGGTATGATTCTCGCAATAGATTTCGATGAGAATTCcaagaaatgaaaaaagaatgaaatataCGTCAACACAACATAACTCAATTTGTTTTGCTACTGTACATCTCCGTGTTGCATCTTTAATTTCTTTCCTTATTTACTCTTAATCACCttgattataaaatacaaaactccAATGTTACATACTTCAATTTAATGTATCTGTCAAATACACTCAAGACATGTTTACATTTAGCCTTTCCGGTCCGGCATCGTGACTTTCATATTCCAGCATGACCAGCACTCACAGCTCTGTGGTACATTTAGCGTCAccttttcaaatatacaaaaattcATTATTAAGTTAATGCTCCATCAGAACGTGTATACAACAGTCTATCAATAagcttaaatatttcatttctgttcGTATTGTATTTCTCAGAATTGAATGTATGTTTATCATGTTCAACTTATTTTGTCAACAGTAACAAGTTTGTTTTGATATAGTTATTATTGATTGCTAACCGAGAGAATAAAGGTACCGTTCCAGGCAATATGCAGGCAAGGGAAGGTTAGAGGTACTGTTCAAGGCATTACGTTGACATGGGGAGACACAGATCAAACAGACATTATGAAGGCATGAGGAGGTCCAAGGTACCGTTCCATGCATTACGCTGACATGCTGACATGGGGAGAACTAAGGTACCGTTCAGGGCATTATACAGGTATGGGGAGTCCCCAGGTACCTCTCAGGGCATTATACAGGCATGGGGAGTCTCCAGGTACCATTCAGGGCATTATACAGGCATGGGTAATCCCCAGGCACCGTTGGCAGGGGAAGGCAGGAAGGTACCGTTCGAGGCATTACACAGGCATTGGGAGACCCCAGGTACCGTTCAGTGCATTATACAGGCATGAGGAGTCCCCAGGTACCTGAATGCTACCTTTTGCACTGGTAAAACTAAGTTTGGGGATGCACTACGGACAAGTGATTAAGGAAATGTTCGGTTCTCTTCTGTTCTTACCCACCACAGTccgattaaaatatttattgtaatgaACAACTTGCGGAGACTTTTTGTCAGTACCTTCTCACTATAAATTCTATATTTACgcaacttttaaaatatttccaccGGAAAATAGTGCATATTTCAAATGGTTAAAATCACAGTGTTTAACAGAAATATGACATTGTGTAGAATTTTCGTTTTTTGTCCGAACAAAGGTGTAAACAATCAATAATTGCGATGCGCCTCCGTCTATGTAATCTGGAtgtgaataaaactgaaatgcaTGTATATTGGAATGCGTCgcaaaaaatacaaatgtttgttaACCTTTTTGGGATTAAGTATAAACCGTTTTATTTCGATACACGATAcaatctacaaaacaatattgtgaaggGTTTAGCGATGTTTAATCATTTTAGATACTTATTTCATTGGTACCGGAACAACTTGTTCACTCATTATGAAAGTCTTTAGCTTAAATTAGCATATTTCTGATTCTATCATGGCAGAAAGTTCGTAACTACAATCGACAATAAGCGTAGATTACGTATTGTATCAGCATTGTTCGGTCTTTATGTATCTCATGGCGTTCCGTACTAACCACCACGAAACACTGAAATAGGGCGGAAATTGCCAAAACAGGTCCACTGTCATAAAGCTGATCAATAAAATCTACTTGCTTTTTTTATGCACCAATGCGGTTTCTTCTTACAGTCCACATCTATCCACTTGCCGCGTCTATTTTTGTGGGTGTGGGTGCAGAACACCCAAACATTTTCGTACTCCCGGAGGTTGTTCTCCAAACAAACAGAGTTTTCTATCTGAGGATGTTGTTCTCGGCATCTTATCGAGCAGTAAGTGCTTTGgggaataaaagaataaaagagcTATGTCTGTGTTAAAATCATATCGATTTGTTAAATCATCAAAACATATACAGTTTATAATCTATTTAGCCATTCTTTGGAACGTGTTACAAGTAGTGTCAAAAAGCAACAGACAATGTGGATCCACCGTCAGCAAAGTTCATACCCATTAATCGGCTATATATATTGACTTCTTCTTTTAACGCAAAGTTACACTTGGCGATGTTGATTGTAAAATccgaattattttgaaataggatataattataaaatatcatcTCACATATGTCTACTGTGTGCGATGATATTTTCAAGTATGCCCAGAAGTAATTAAGAAAAGGCTTTTCTTAAATTTGGGCATATATTAAATGCCATAAATGTagctaattaaaatttattacatttctgTTTTCAATGTGTCCCTTTACCAAAATACATAACATCCAATTCCCTTCTAAACGAGTATTTTAATCATAGCAAATACAAATCACCTCATTCcctttttaataatttctttcaCCAGAACAAATACAGAACACCTCATTCCACTTTTAAAAAGACTTTTCACCTTAACAAATACAACACCTAATTCCCTTTTCTATTTGACCTTTCATCAGAAAAAATAGAGAACATATATAGAACACCTTATTACCCTTTTAATAAATCCTTTCACCAGAACACATACAGAACACCTCATTCCCCTTTTAACTAATCCTTTCACCAGACAAATACAGAACACCTCATTCCCCTTTTAATAAGTCCTTTCACCAgaacaaatataaaacacctCATTCCCGTTTTAATTAGTCCTTTCAAAACTGCAAATACAGAACCCCTCATTCCCTAATCCTTTCACCAGGACAAATACAGAACATCTCATTCCCCCTTTAATTAGTCCTTTCACCAGCAAATACAGAAAACACACATTCCCTTTTTAATTAGAACTTTCACAAGAACAAATACAGTACACTTCCACTTTATTCCATTTTTAATTAATCCTTTCAACAGAGCAAATACAGAACACGTAGTTCCCTTTTAAACTAGTCCTTTTACCAGAACAAACCCAAAACACTTCATTCCCGTTTTACTTAGTTCTTCCACCAAAACAAATACAGAACACCTCATTCCCTTTTTAATTAGATCATTCACCAGAGCAAATACAGAACACGTCATTCCCTTTTCAATTAGTCCTTTCACCAGAACAAATACAGTACACTTCACTTATTCCTTTTATTAATCCTTCACAGAGCAATACAGAACACGTAGTTCCTTTAACTAGTCCTTTACCAGAACAAACCAAACACTTCATTCCCGTTACTTAGTTCTTCACCAAACAATACGAACACTCATTCCTTTATTAGATCATTCACCAAGCAAACAGAACACGTCATTCCCTTTTCAATTAGTCCTTTCACCAGAACAAATACAGAACCCCTCACTACCTAGTTCTTTCACCAGAACAAATACAGACCTAATCCTTTTAATTATCCTATACCAAGCAATACAGATACCATATTCAATGAATTATTTCCAGAGGCATTTAATGATAGAAGATAATGGACACCCCATTTAAAGAATCCTTTACCAGAACAATTACAGCACATCCCTTTAAACAGGGAAAATATATCACACCCCGTTCCCTATTCAATTTGACCTTTCTCCGGAGCAAATAGGAGCATGTTATTCAAATAGTcaatttaaaaaggggaaatactGACTACACCGTTCCCAAATTCAATGAATAATTTTACAAGAGCAAAGTTCACAATTTAGCAAGTCCCATTACTATAACAAAATCCTTTCACTGTAGCAAATACAGAACATCCTATTCTCTATTCAATGAGTCAAAACCAGAGCAAATACAGACATGGTAAATACGGACTGCATTAAACGCGTCAGTTTGTCAGAGCAAAAACAGACCTCAATATCATACTCTATGCAATGAGTCATTTTACCAGAGCAAAAACAGAACACCCATTCAATCAGcatgtacaaaataaacaaatgagcaGATGATTATTCAATGTGTTGTGTACATTCCAATTGTGATGACCGAAAGAGCAAAATGAATATCTAATCCTATGCTGCGCTTGTCCATAATAGTTTTCAATGATTTACTATTAATTATGCCATACATAAGAGCGGAGTTGGTATTCACGGTCTTCCGTCAAAAGAGTGAACATTTCAATCGTTATGTATTATgacaaaagaaaatgtaaaacctACTACATTGTATACATTTGGTAGTTAGATATTTAGAAACTTAACACGTCCTTGGAACTATGTATATTTTTGCCCATTAGAAGCTTATCAAGTAGTTAATTAATAAACTGGTATATGTTTAGATTACATGTTAGGGTTGTTTTCAATCTGGTTTGATTTCtccataaaatttttaaaacagagGATACCAAACAACGGACAGAGAACAATAAAATGGTGAAGCTTGGGACAAAAACACAAATACGTACGTTGTGCAGTTGACTATTCTGACTTGTTCCCAACATGGGAAGAGAACATAACACGTTTCTGTCAGTGATGGACTTTTAGGAATTGTCCTTCTAAATTTGCTGAGCCAAAACACTTGGTACGGGCATGAGATCTGCCAGTAATATTGTCTCATATCCCTGTAAACATGCAATGTTGGTTTCATTTGAATGATGAATAATAAAATTCATTctatatgaaaaaaatcaaaatgtcttttacTCTTGAACTTATAAGATCTTACATTTTTTTACCAGTGGCTGATCcaaaactatatttatttatttatttattttttttttgcatttgatgtTTACTCGGTTAAAGATATTCGCCATGAGTGAACATATGAGCTACAGCATTCACTCAGTAAAAAGTATTCCGCTTTGATTTAATGTAGAAAATCTGGTGTCACTGAAAAGAAAATCGCTACGGATGAACATATAAGATCTGATTCGTTTGTTGAAAGATATTCATCAAGAGTAAACATATAAGAGTTGGAGTTCTAGGATCACTCAGTGAAAACATATTCGCCAAGAGTAAACATAAAGTATCTGGTGTTCATGATTGAATGATATCCCCAAGATATAGAATATTCACCACGAGTGAACATAAGATCTGGTTTTCAATCAGTGAAAACATATTCGCAACGAGTGTACATAAAAGATCTGATGTCCATGATTAAAAGATATCTGCCTAGAATGACGTGTAAATTCTGATATTCACTCAGTGAATGATATTCATCATGAGTGAACATAAGATCTGGTTTTCACTCAGTAGAAAGATATCCGCCACGAATAAACATATAAGAACTGATATTAACTTAGTCAAGGTTATCCACCTCGAGTGAAAATGTAATACCTAGTGTTCACAGACGATTGAATGGTATTCGGGGAACTGAAAATATAACATCTGGTGTTTATTCAGTGAAAAGGTATTCACCACCCGTGGAAATATAAGATCTTGTGTTCACGAGTGAAGGGTATTCGCTTCGAGTGAACATAGAAGATATGGTTTAAAGACTGACTGACGCTGAGACAAACAAATATCGTCTATGTACGCGGCTCTCATACAATATCAACAAAGTAATTTtatattgtgaaaataaattatctacatttcccccccaaaaaatgcAGTTATTTAAAATGCTGAGAAATATTTATGATTAAAATGCCAACAAAAGTGTGTATGTGTACTTGGTTAAAATActgacaaaataataataaaggtaataataataataattttatctaaCGAGTATAACACATTTTGCTGTAGACAGTCATATCTATGGTCTTCTAAACGAGTGTATTGCTTTGTGAAAGCATGGTATTTCCAATTTTGCTTTGTTATGTCGTATTTCGTTTTAGTATCATGTT
This window of the Mercenaria mercenaria strain notata chromosome 5, MADL_Memer_1, whole genome shotgun sequence genome carries:
- the LOC123556649 gene encoding uncharacterized protein LOC123556649; this encodes MTNLLLFAILLLGVASAQEVKEISPTLTLLDPTKIDPCFPKPTPKPPFLDWDGTYLSQEWWEYVKQTKIFKRSRSLKSRAVKRCTQPWSPSKDMRQYYWQISCPYQVFWLSKFRRTIPKSPSLTETCYVLFPCWEQVRIVNCTTTYCSIRCREQHPQIENSVCLENNLREYENVWVFCTHTHKNRRGKWIDVDCKKKPHWCIKKVTLNVPQSCECWSCWNMKVTMPDRKG